In one Methanospirillum lacunae genomic region, the following are encoded:
- a CDS encoding helix-turn-helix domain-containing protein: MQDGPVVIREDVTVSLDKDLINDLLGIAESREMTLSVLVREVLGSFCRAFHAGSDWTTVSPVGSSFSPDLVQLTDAVGEGSVSQLESRVTAHDLLFADLQRRLSVLEYNAGISRIAPQHATPEPATLQATLSPGSNPLAAVIDCDTPLAGSVSDDALVKIRKPIPPVMTSIDTNSIGRINPEQVYSQTEAAALLHLSISTIRKYVKEQRIGFQKIGRSTVFRGQDLLNYLAQSG; encoded by the coding sequence ATGCAGGATGGGCCGGTTGTAATACGCGAAGATGTCACCGTTTCTCTTGATAAGGATCTGATCAACGATCTGCTGGGGATTGCCGAGTCACGTGAGATGACATTATCTGTCCTTGTACGTGAGGTTCTTGGATCATTTTGCAGGGCGTTTCATGCCGGTTCTGACTGGACGACAGTGTCTCCGGTTGGATCTTCTTTCTCACCTGATCTGGTGCAACTGACTGATGCGGTAGGGGAAGGATCGGTTTCTCAGTTGGAGTCCAGGGTAACTGCTCACGATCTGCTCTTTGCTGATCTCCAGAGACGGCTTTCTGTTCTTGAATATAATGCCGGGATATCCCGCATTGCTCCCCAGCATGCCACTCCTGAACCAGCAACTCTTCAGGCGACCCTTTCTCCAGGTTCAAACCCTCTGGCTGCTGTTATTGATTGTGACACGCCACTCGCAGGGTCGGTATCTGATGATGCCCTGGTCAAGATTCGAAAACCGATACCACCGGTGATGACCTCGATTGATACCAACTCCATTGGCAGAATCAATCCGGAGCAGGTGTACTCACAGACTGAGGCTGCAGCTCTGCTTCATCTTTCCATCTCGACCATCAGGAAGTATGTGAAAGAACAGCGGATAGGATT